The following coding sequences lie in one Arabidopsis thaliana chromosome 3, partial sequence genomic window:
- a CDS encoding F-box/associated interaction domain protein (F-box and associated interaction domains-containing protein; CONTAINS InterPro DOMAIN/s: F-box domain, cyclin-like (InterPro:IPR001810), F-box domain, Skp2-like (InterPro:IPR022364), F-box associated domain, type 1 (InterPro:IPR006527), F-box associated interaction domain (InterPro:IPR017451); BEST Arabidopsis thaliana protein match is: F-box associated ubiquitination effector family protein (TAIR:AT3G22940.1); Has 1311 Blast hits to 1241 proteins in 31 species: Archae - 0; Bacteria - 0; Metazoa - 0; Fungi - 0; Plants - 1311; Viruses - 0; Other Eukaryotes - 0 (source: NCBI BLink).) yields the protein MTMTTTISHLPTELLDEIISRVPLKSTRAVRLTCKNWDSLFKNRSFMKEEAAAKEGESRMIVLMDKNLFAMSIFFNGIDIDPSAEQRGKLTCLYDDSEQVKISQVFHCEGLLLCVLEDDKCSLVVWNPYWGQTRWIEPRYFSRIQNCYGRYMYVYALGYNNKSRSHKILRFIDGAFDFPFWYEIYDFDSDLWTTLDVTPQWFINFPPRGCYNRGVTLKGNTYWCAIRRKSNTNWFVDLDHIICFDFTSERFGPLMPLPFVRYTSGSLVTLSCVREEKLAVLFCNNATVEVWITTKIETDKISWSKFLTVNMYVDLLEGSFFIDEVKKVAMIFDIPMNRETVYIVGEAGNVKELHLGQPVDVDKHFSPLFVCSYVPSLVQIKQPPGCQRKQESSLEKRRCDDENISRLIAHEETYVVYGRYVPSRKKPR from the coding sequence ATGACTATGACGACGACAATCTCTCATCTTCCAACGGAGTTATTAGATGAGATAATCTCTAGAGTACCATTAAAGTCTACGAGAGCAGTGAGATTGACTTGCAAAAACTGGGACTCTTTATTCAAAAACCGGAGCTttatgaaagaagaagcagcagcaaAGGAAGGAGAGTCTAGGATGATCGTGTTGATGGATAAAAACCTGTTTGCAATGagcatcttcttcaatggaATTGACATTGATCCATCTGCAGAGCAAAGAGGTAAACTTACTTGCCTATACGACGATTCAGAACAAGTCAAGATATCTCAAGTCTTTCACTGCGAGGGTTTGTTACTATGCGTCTTGGAAGACGATAAGTGTAGTCTTGTTGTTTGGAATCCGTATTGGGGACAAACAAGGTGGATCGAACCTAGATATTTTTCCCGGATACAGAATTGTTATGGCAGGTACATGTACGTGTACGCTCTTGGATACAATAATAAGAGTCGTAGTcacaaaatcttgaggttTATAGATGGTGCATTCGATTTCCCTTTTTGGTATGAAATCTACGATTTTGACTCTGATTTGTGGACGACTCTTGACGTTACTCCACAATGGTTTATAAATTTCCCTCCCCGTGGTTGTTATAACCGTGGTGTTACTCTCAAGGGAAACACTTACTGGTGTGCTATAAGAAGGAAGTCAAACACTAATTGGTTTGTTGATCTTGATCACataatctgttttgattttacaagtGAGAGATTTGGTCCGCTTATGCCTTTGCCGTTTGTTAGATATACGTCCGGAAGCCTTGTGACTCTATCTTgtgttagagaagagaagcttgcggttttgttttgtaacaaTGCTACTGTTGAGGTATGGATTACGACTAAGATTGAGACTGACAAGATTTCGTGGAGCAAGTTCTTGACAGTGAATATGTATGTTGACCTTCTGGAAGGGAGTTTTTTCATTGACGAGGTAAAGAAAGTTGCTATGATTTTTGATATACCGATGAATCGCGAGACAGTTTACATCGTGGGAGAGGCTGGAAACGTTAAAGAACTGCATCTAGGACAACCTGTTGATGTTGACAAACACTTTTCCCCACTATTTGTGTgctcttatgttccaagtttagtGCAAATCAAGCAACCTCCAGGATGCCAaaggaaacaagaaagcaGTCTAGAAAAACGTCGATGTGATGATGAAAACATATCTAGACTTATTGCACATGAAGAGACATATGTAGTCTATGGGAGATATGTGCCATCAAGGAAAAAACCTAGATGA
- the IGPD gene encoding imidazoleglycerol-phosphate dehydratase (imidazoleglycerol-phosphate dehydratase (IGPD); FUNCTIONS IN: imidazoleglycerol-phosphate dehydratase activity; INVOLVED IN: histidine biosynthetic process; LOCATED IN: chloroplast; EXPRESSED IN: 22 plant structures; EXPRESSED DURING: 13 growth stages; CONTAINS InterPro DOMAIN/s: Imidazoleglycerol-phosphate dehydratase, conserved site (InterPro:IPR020565), Ribosomal protein S5 domain 2-type fold (InterPro:IPR020568), Imidazoleglycerol-phosphate dehydratase (InterPro:IPR000807); BEST Arabidopsis thaliana protein match is: HISTIDINE BIOSYNTHESIS 5B (TAIR:AT4G14910.1); Has 6872 Blast hits to 6870 proteins in 2212 species: Archae - 198; Bacteria - 4110; Metazoa - 4; Fungi - 197; Plants - 87; Viruses - 0; Other Eukaryotes - 2276 (source: NCBI BLink).), with protein sequence MELSSASAILSHSSSAAQLLRPKLGFIDLLPRRAMIVSSPSSSLPRFLRMESQSQLRQSISCSASSSSSMALGRIGEVKRVTKETNVSVKINLDGTGVADSSSGIPFLDHMLDQLASHGLFDVHVRATGDVHIDDHHTNEDIALAIGTALLKALGERKGINRFGDFTAPLDEALIHVSLDLSGRPYLGYNLEIPTQRVGTYDTQLVEHFFQSLVNTSGMTLHIRQLAGENSHHIIEATFKAFARALRQATETDPRRGGTIPSSKGVLSRS encoded by the exons ATGGAGCTGTCGTCTGCGTCCGCCATATTAAGCCactcctcctccgccgctcAGCTTCTCAGACCTAAGCTCGGGTTTATTGATTTGCTTCCTCGTCGAGCGATGAtcgtttcttctccttcttcttcgcttccTCGATTTTTGCGGATGGAATCTCAATCTCAGCTTCGCCAATCTATCTCttgctctgcttcttcttcttcttctatggcATTAG GTAGAATTGGAGAAGTAAAGAGAGTAACAAAGGAAACGAATGTTTCAGTGAAGATTAATTTGGATGGTACTGGAGTTGCAGATAGTTCTAGTGGAATTCCTTTCCTTGACCATATGTTAGAT CAACTTGCTTCGCATGGCTTGTTTGATGTGCACGTTAGAGCTACTGGTGATGTTCACATTGATGATCATCACACTAATGAAGATATAGCTCTTGCCATTGGAACT GCTCTATTAAAGGCTCTTGGTGAGCGTAAAGGGATTAACCGGTTTGGTGACTTCACAGCTCCTCTAGATGAAGCGCTTATACATGTTTCCTTG GACTTGTCTGGTCGACCATATCTTGGTTACAACTTGGAGATACCAACTCAGAGAGTTGGAACATATGATACTCAG TTGGTGGAGCACTTTTTCCAGTCGTTGGTGAATACTTCTGGTATGACTCTTCACATCCGGCAG CTCGCTGGTGAAAACTCTCATCACATAATAGAGGCGACGTTTAAGGCGTTTGCCAGAGCTCTACGACAAGCAACAGAGACTGATCCACGCCGTGGTGGGACAATACCAAG TTCAAAAGGAGTCTTATCACGGTCTTGA
- the IGPD gene encoding imidazoleglycerol-phosphate dehydratase (imidazoleglycerol-phosphate dehydratase (IGPD); FUNCTIONS IN: imidazoleglycerol-phosphate dehydratase activity; INVOLVED IN: histidine biosynthetic process; LOCATED IN: chloroplast; EXPRESSED IN: 22 plant structures; EXPRESSED DURING: 13 growth stages; CONTAINS InterPro DOMAIN/s: Imidazoleglycerol-phosphate dehydratase, conserved site (InterPro:IPR020565), Ribosomal protein S5 domain 2-type fold (InterPro:IPR020568), Imidazoleglycerol-phosphate dehydratase (InterPro:IPR000807); BEST Arabidopsis thaliana protein match is: HISTIDINE BIOSYNTHESIS 5B (TAIR:AT4G14910.1); Has 6614 Blast hits to 6614 proteins in 2210 species: Archae - 198; Bacteria - 4100; Metazoa - 4; Fungi - 195; Plants - 86; Viruses - 0; Other Eukaryotes - 2031 (source: NCBI BLink).) — protein MELSSASAILSHSSSAAQLLRPKLGFIDLLPRRAMIVSSPSSSLPRFLRMESQSQLRQSISCSASSSSSMALGRIGEVKRVTKETNVSVKINLDGTGVADSSSGIPFLDHMLDQLASHGLFDVHVRATGDVHIDDHHTNEDIALAIGTALLKALGERKGINRFGDFTAPLDEALIHVSLDLSGRPYLGYNLEIPTQRVGTYDTQVLSLLLELSSFGFICVIRCLVIIESVAKNCLTFRFVVGGALFPVVGEYFWYDSSHPAARW, from the exons ATGGAGCTGTCGTCTGCGTCCGCCATATTAAGCCactcctcctccgccgctcAGCTTCTCAGACCTAAGCTCGGGTTTATTGATTTGCTTCCTCGTCGAGCGATGAtcgtttcttctccttcttcttcgcttccTCGATTTTTGCGGATGGAATCTCAATCTCAGCTTCGCCAATCTATCTCttgctctgcttcttcttcttcttctatggcATTAG GTAGAATTGGAGAAGTAAAGAGAGTAACAAAGGAAACGAATGTTTCAGTGAAGATTAATTTGGATGGTACTGGAGTTGCAGATAGTTCTAGTGGAATTCCTTTCCTTGACCATATGTTAGAT CAACTTGCTTCGCATGGCTTGTTTGATGTGCACGTTAGAGCTACTGGTGATGTTCACATTGATGATCATCACACTAATGAAGATATAGCTCTTGCCATTGGAACT GCTCTATTAAAGGCTCTTGGTGAGCGTAAAGGGATTAACCGGTTTGGTGACTTCACAGCTCCTCTAGATGAAGCGCTTATACATGTTTCCTTG GACTTGTCTGGTCGACCATATCTTGGTTACAACTTGGAGATACCAACTCAGAGAGTTGGAACATATGATACTCAGGTTCTCTCTTTGCTCCTGGAATTGTCTTCTTTTGGGTTTATCTGTGTTATTCGTTGTTTAGTAATCATTGAAAGTGTTGCCAAAAATTGTTTAACCTTTCGATTTGTAGTTGGTGGAGCACTTTTTCCAGTCGTTGGTGAATACTTCTGGTATGACTCTTCACATCCGGCAG CTCGCTGGTGA